In the genome of Arctopsyche grandis isolate Sample6627 chromosome 13, ASM5162203v2, whole genome shotgun sequence, the window TACAAGTGGATATCAGACGATTTATGTACTATCGAgtctttaatacaaaataaaatgtacctCATTTTTAGTCTCATTAAAATATCCGCCAATGACCATTAGTGAATCCTTCACAAAAGCAGCtccataataatatatttctttAGATTCGAAATTTATTAATTCAGACCAACAATCGAGAGCTGCGTTATAGATTTCTACTACAGGTGATTTCTGTGTTAAATGTTAAAGTTTGATAATTGGTATTTTAATTTCGAAACATCTTAGGGCTGAAGTAACATTACCGTTGGTTTCGAACTTATAGCCAGGAACTTTTGGAACGATTTTCTAGGTTTAGTCTGAGGGGATGTCATAGTTGGTCTTTGATCTGGGAACAGATGATATCGCAGAGCTTCCACAAAATACGGATGGCTCTTAGATGATGCAAAAATGTAGGGATCTACATCTGACATTAAATACTGAAAGCATAAAAAATAGTtacgtaaaacattaaatattttggaAAACTATTGTGAAATTAGATACCTCTGCAGATAAAAGCGGCAATCGCACGAATTCAAGGagtaaatgcaaaaaatattgtggttttaaatgtttaaatgccAGCCATCTTTTTACACTTTCAAATACGATTTCCTCCGAATGTGCATTTAAATCATCAGGTTCAATGAGTCTTGTAAAAAATTCCAAATTCAACTGAAGAAATTCATCTTCTAATTGAAtcttgaattataaaataaatttatatttttcagtcaagatgatattttaaataattttaatttgatactcACTTCCATAAAATTGTGTCGAGCGAATTGAAAGGCTGTTTCGATTTGTTTTTCATCGTAGTCTTTGGGATGCAACAAAACATACAACCAGTCTGGATCGTCAAATTTACTTTCGCATATTTTGATACTTATAAATagtatcaaaattgaaatttttaaattcataacgAGTGGAAGATTTTCTCGTAGAATCCGATCAAAATGAGGTGTTGCAACTCACTCGaaatcttattttatataaaaatcaagacGTATTTTACTCCATTTATCTAATCTCCGTTCAAttgtatcattattattttcgtagaatatttgatattattattttttttcaatactatcAGATTCAGATAAACTGTATGTATTGTGCcacttttgtttatttgtgACACAATATCGTTCAAATGACGAGCACGACTTGAATCTGATGATGGAGATTATTattaactagtgaatagcccgatgaaacatcatcgcatgggtataaaattattatatactcgtataaacctaaaaaaccgttattttcgtagactctcatagatagttttcaattctttatttgtaataattttcaattcttaaagttaaagtgaacaaaatgttaatttaagttaacaaaatgtaatattttccgattatacacaaacggtcattgacctcgtaacgttgaat includes:
- the LOC143921084 gene encoding kelch-like protein 24 is translated as MNLKISILILFISIKICESKFDDPDWLYVLLHPKDYDEKQIETAFQFARHNFMEIQLEDEFLQLNLEFFTRLIEPDDLNAHSEEIVFESVKRWLAFKHLKPQYFLHLLLEFVRLPLLSAEYLMSDVDPYIFASSKSHPYFVEALRYHLFPDQRPTMTSPQTKPRKSFQKFLAISSKPTKSPVVEIYNAALDCWSELINFESKEIYYYGAAFVKDSLMVIGGYFNETKNEVLSYDLKSGKSTTMAPLQDARYNMGIAVVEEEQSTAIYAIGGWGEDTALRTVEKWDTKNLKWVYVMPMLMKREAVGVATIGNDIYVAGGHSFDEGFYYNSMEVYNTKIDRWVPKSPMNRVRNHCSLTVAGEYIYAIGGYAKRFGYSDAQLEVERYDPRRDTWKLIESIEFGGWLGSGTMMGRPFYVGGEKDNTMMQEYDPEKGVWNDLAPLTIGRNGVIMVELPWNYEI